ACTCATTCATCCAAGGCCAGTTTTCATTTCTcctatctttttattttttgttttactattttacGTTTTCTCCATGTTTTGGTCTAAAATTCTGCATCCCCGATTCCCATTTTATTTTCCGACAATATTTAAATTACTTCACCACTAAGAGTGGCAGAAGGTAACAAACCAACAAAAAATTGTGTTGGTTCTAAGTGAAATTTAAATCTTGTTCTTACTTAAGTACCCTTTATTTGTAGTTTTGATTAAGATAGCAAATGAGGCAGGGCGGGATAGATGCAGAGAAAATCCACCTAAGTTTTGATCATGTAAGGGATACATGGGTAATATACAtgttcaattatatatatatattgttataacAACTCTACACAATTTAGCATGggacacacgtgcaacgcacgtgcctAGCACTACTATGTAAAATAATCTATGTAAAATCTTGTAAGCAAAATAATTATAGACTAGATTGATAAATTGAAATTATGAATATACCATTcgattaataataatattacttaACTTTACCGagttatttatcctttttcttttcaattaagaaaataatgaattaactACTTACCAACCAACATAAATAACTTAGGGAATGTTTGGTTTAAATAtcgtaaaataatttattgcttgtttttattaaaaattgaataccaaggattttatatatatgaactcTTAAATtgttacaaaagaaaaaaattaattaattttttgaaatccCTTCTTTAAAGTATTGACCTCAATGACACtgtaataaatttttgaaattcgTGCATTACTTAAATTATTGTTAGATTATCTCCAAAATTACTAAATCATATCTGTATTTATCACCAAACTCcacttcatactatatatacaGAACCCATAGACTTTGAATTTCacaaaaaatcattcatttgCACTCTTTCTCTCTTTGCTTCTCATCTTTCTccgaagaaaaagaaaaaaaatatattgatggTCTGGCACAAACTTAAGAAGGCACTCTCACTTAAAGCGTAAGGATAACAATTCCTAGAAGGAGACACACCACACCAAATCACCTGCTATTCCTTCGTCGCCGTCCTCTTTGTCTCATTTACCCATCCCCACCACAAGTTCATCCAAGGTCCATTTTCATTTCtcctctctttttattttttgttttactattttatattttcaccttttttttggTCTAAAATTCTCCATCCATGTTTCCCGTTTTACTTTCCGACAATTTTTTAATTGCTTCACCACAAAGATTGGCAGATGGCTACAAACCAGCAATAAATTGTGTTATTGGTTCTAACTGAAATTTAATTCTTGTTCTTACTTAAGTACCCTTTATTTGTAGTTTTCATTAAGATGGCAAATGATGCGGGGCGGaaaaaatacagagaaaatccatctaagttttgattaagtATGGGATACATGGGCAACATACaatttcaagtatatatatatcgttataacaACTCCACACAATTTAGCATGGGACACACGTGCAACCCACGTACCCGGACTAATATGTGAAATAATCTATATAAaatcttgaaagaaaaataattatagtctagattgataaattaaaattatgaatataccattctatcaataataatataacttaaCTTTATCgagttatttatcttttttcttttcaaataagtaaataatGAATTAACTACTTATCAACCAACACATATAATTAGGGAATGTTTGGTTTAAATACcgtaaaatattttcttgctagtttttataaataattgaataccaagtattttcaatatatgaactcttaaatttttaaaaaagaaaaaaattaattaattttttgaaatccCTTCTTTAAATTATTGACCTCAATGACACTGTAATAAATTTTCGAAAATCGTGAATTACTTAAATTAATGTAAATTATCTCTAAAATTACCTCAATTTTATCTGTATTTATCACCAAACTCCACTTCTCATTATATATACAGAACCGATCGACAttgaatttaacaaaaaatcattcatttaCACTCTTTCTCTTTCTGCTTCTCATCTTTCttcgaagaaaaagaaaaaaaaatatcaatggtCTAGCACAAACTGAAGAAGGCGCTCTCACTTAAACGTAAGGATAACAATTCATGGCACAAACTGAAGAAGGCTCTGTCACTTAAGCGTAAGGAAAATAATTCCCAGAATGAGACACACCATTCCAAATCACCTGCTATTCCTTCGTCGACGTCCTCCTTGTCTTGTTTACCTATCCCCACCACACATTCATCCAAGGTCCGTTTTCATTTCtcctctctttttattttttgttttactattttacgttttctctattttttggtCTAAAGTTCTCCATCCCTGtttcccattttattttccGACAATATTTAAATTGCCTCACCACTAAGAGTGGCATATGGTAACAAACCAACAAAAAATTGAGTTGGTTCTAAGTGAAATTTAATTCTTGTTCCTACTTAAGTAccctttttttgttgttttgattAAGATAGCAAATGAGGCGGGGCGGGATAGTTGCGGAAAAAATCATGTAAGGGATACATGGGCAATATACAtgttcaagtatatatatatatatatatatatattgttataacAACTCTACACAATTTAGAATGggacacacgtgcaacgcacgtgcccAGCACTACTATGTAAAATCTTGTAAGCAAAATAATTATAGTCTAGATTGATAAATTGAAATTATGAATATACCattctattaataataatataacttaaCTTTAGTgagttatttatcttttttcttttcgaataagaaaataatttcttgctagtttttattaataatttaataccaaggattttatatatatgaactcTTAAATTGttacaaaagtaaaaaattaattaattttttgaaatccCTTCTTTAAAATATTGACCTCAATGacactataataaattttttaaattcgtGCATTACTTAAATTAATGTTAGATTATCTCTAAAATTACTCAATCCTATTTGTATTTATCACCAAACTCcacttcatactatatatacaGAACCCATAGACAttgaatttctcaaaaaatcattcatttgCACTCTTTCTCTCTTTGCTTCTCATCTTTCTccgaagaaaaagaaaaaaaatatattgatggTCTGGCACAAACTTAAGAAGGCACTCTCACTTAAAGCGTAAGGATAACAATTCCTAGAAGNNNNNNNNNNNNNNNNNNNNNNNNNNNNNNNNNNNNNNNNNNNNNNNNNNNNNNNNNNNNNNNNNNNNNNNNNNNNNNNNNNNNNNNNNNNNNNNNNNNNNNNNNNNNNNNNNNNNNNNNNNNNNNNNNNNNNNNNNNNNNNNNNNNNNNNNNNNNNNNNNNNNNNNNNNNNNNNNNNNNNNNNNNNNNNNNNNNNNNNNNNNNNNNNNNNNNNNNNNNNNNNNNNNNNNNNNNNNNNNNNNNNNNNNNNNNNNNNNNNNNNNNNNNNNNNNNNNNNNNNNNNNNNNNNNNNNNNNNNNNNNNNNNNNNNNNNNNNNNNNNNNNNNNNNNNNNNNNNNNNNNNNNNNNNNNNNNNNNNNNNNNNNNNNNNNNNNNNNNNNNNNNNNNNNNNNNNNNNNNNNNNNNNNNNNNNNNNNNNNNNNNNNNNNNNNNNNNNNNNNNNNNNNNNNNNNNNNNNNNNNNNNNNNNNNNNNNNNNNNNNNNNNNNNNNNNNNNNNNNNNNNNNNNNNNNNNNNNNNNNNNNNNNNNNNNNNNNNNNNNNNNNNNNNNNNNNNNNNNNNNNNNNNNNNNNNNNNNNNNNNNNNNNNNNNNNNNNNNNNNNNNNNNNNNNNNNNNNNNNNNNNNNNNNNNNNNNNNNNNNNNaagaaaaataattatagtctagattgataaattaaaattatgaatataccattctatcaataataatataacttaaCTTTAGCgagttatttatcttttttcttttcaaataagtaaataatGAATTAACTACTTATCAACCAACACATATAATTAGGGAATGTTTGGTTTAAATACcgtaaaatattttcttgctaatttttataaataattgaataccaaggattttaaatatatgaacacttaaatttttacaaaagaaaaaaataaattaattttttgaaatccCTTCTTTAAATTATTGACCTCAATAACACTGTAATAAATTTTCGAAATTTGTGCATTacttaaattaatataaattatctCTAAAATTACCTCAATCCTATCTGTATTTATCACCAAACTCCACTTCTCATTAAATATACAGAACCGATCGACATTGAATTTcacaaaaaattattcatttacaCTCTTTCTCTTTCTGCTTCTCATCTTTCttcgaagaaaaagaaaaaaaatgtcaatggTCTAGCACAAACTGAAGAAGGCGCACTCACTTAAGCGTTAGGATAACAATTCCTGGCACAAACTGAAGAAGGCTCTCTCACTTAAGCGTAAGGATAATAATTCCCAGAATGAGACACACCATACCAAATCACCTGCTATTCCTTCGCCGCCGTACTCCTTGTGTCGTTTACCTATCCCCACCACACATTCATCCAAGGTCCGTTTTCATTTCccctctctttttattttttgttttactattttacGTTTTCTCCATTTACTGGTTTAAAATTCTCCATCCTTGTTTCCCACGTTATTTTCCGACAATATTTAAATTGCTTCACCACTAAGAATGGCAAATGGTAACAGACCAGCAAAAAATTGTGTTGGTTCTAAGTGAAATTTAATTCTTGTTCTTACTTAAGTACCCTTTATTTGTAGTTTTGATTAAGATAGCAAATGAGGCGGGGAGGGAAAGTTGCGGAGAAAATCCACCGAAGTTTTGATCATGTAAGGGATACATGGGCAATATACATGTtcaagtttatatatatatatatatatatatatatatatattgttataacAACTCTACACAATTTAGCATGggacacacgtgcaacgcacgtgcccAGCATTACTATGTAAAATAATCTATGTAAAATCTTGTAAGCAAAATAATTATAGTCTAGATTGATAAATTGAAATTATGAATATATCattctattaataataatataacttaaCTTTAGCgagttatttatcttttttcttgtcAAATAAGTAAATAATGAATTAACTACTTACCAACCAACATAAATAACTTAGGTAATGTTTGGTTTAAATATCGTAAAATAATTTCTTGCtagtttttattaataattgaataccaaggattttatatatatgaactcTTAATatattacaaaagaaaaaaattaattaattttttgaaatccCTTCTTTAAAATATTGACCTCAATGACACTggaataaatttttgaaattcgTGCATTACTTAAATTAATGTTAGATTATCTCTAAAATTACTCAATCCTATCTGTATTTATCATCAAACTCcacttcatactatatatacaGAACCCATAGACattgaattttcacaaaaaatcattcatttgCACTCTTTCTCTCTTTGCTTCTCATCTTTCTccgaagaaaaagaaaaaaaaatattgatggtcTGGCACAAACTTAAGAAGGCACTCTCACTTAAAGCGTAAGGATAACAATTCCTAGAAGGAGACACACCACTCCAAATCACCTGCTATTCCTTCGTCGCCGTCCTCCTTGTCTCGTTTACCCAGCCCCACCACAAGTTCATCCAAGGTCCATTTTCATTTCtcctctctttttattttttcttttactattttatattttcacctTTTTTTGGTCTAAAATTCTCCATCCATGTTTCCCGTTTTACTTTCCGACAATATTTGAATTGCTTCACCACAAAGAGTGGCAGATGGCTACAAACCAGCAAAAAATTGTGTTATTGGTTCTAACTGAAACTTAATTCTTGTTCTTACTTAAGTACCctttatttgtaattttcatTAAGATGGCAACTGATGCGGGGCGGAAAAGTTACGGAGAAAATCCACCTAAGTTTTGATTAAGTATGCGATACATGGGCAACATACattttcaagtatatatatatcgttataacaACTCCACACAATTTAGCATGGGACACACGTACAACGCACGTGCCCGGACAAATAtgtgaaataatatatataaaatcttgtaagcaaaataattatagtctagattgataaattaaaattatgaatataccattctatcaataataatataacttaaCTTTAGCgagttatttatcttttttcgtttcaaataagtaaaaaatgaattaactacTTATCAACCAACACATATAATTAGGGAATGTTTGGTTTAAATACcgtaaaatattttcttgctagtttttattaataattgaaTACCAAggattttaaatatatgaactattaaatttttacaaaagaaaaaaataaattaattttttgtaatcCCTTCTTTAAATTATTGACCTCAACGACAttgtaataaatttttgaaattcgTGCATTAGTTAAATTAATGTAAATTATCTCTAAAATTACCTCAATTCTATCTGTATTTATCACCAAACTCCACTTCTCATTATATATACAGAACCGATCGACAttgaatttaacaaaaaatcattcatttaCACTCTTTCTCTCTCTGCTTCTCATCATTCttcgaagaaaaagaaaaaaatgttgatGGTCTAGCACAAACTGAAGAAGGCGCTTTCACTTAAGCGTAAGGATAACAATTTCTGGCACAAACTGAAGAAGACTCTCTCACTTAAGCGTAAGGATAATAATTCCCAGAATGAGACACACCATTCCAAATCACCTGCTATTCCTTCGTCGCCATCCTCCTTGTCTCGTTTACCAATCCCCACCACACATTCATCCAACGTCCGTTTTTATTTCtcctctctttttattttttgttttactattttacattttctccattttttggTCTTAAATTCTCCATCCATGTTTCCCCTTTTATTTTCCGACAATATTTAAATTGCTTCACCACTAAGAGTGGCAGATGGTAACAAACCAGCAAAAAATTGTGTTGGTTCTAAGTGAAATTTAATTCTTGTTCTTACTTAAGTACCCTTTATTTGTAGTTTTGATTAAGATAGCAAATTAGGCGGGGCGGGATAGTTGCGGAGAAAATCCACCTAAGTTTTGATCATGTAAGGGATACATGGGCAATATACAtgttcaagtatatatatattgttataacAACTCTACACAATTTAGAATGggacacacgtgcaacgcacgtgcccAACACTACTATGTAAAATAATCTATGTAAAATCTTGTAAGCAAAATAATTATAGTCTTGATTGATAAATTGAAATTATGAATATACCattctattaataataatataacttaaCTTTAGCgagttatttatcttttttcttttcaaataagtaaataatGAATTAACTACTTACCAACCAACATAAATAACTTAGGGAATGTTTGGTTTAAATATCGTAAAATAATTTCTTGCtagtttttattaataattgaaTACCAAGGATTTTACATATAGGAACTCTTAAACtgttacaaaagaaaaaaattaattaatattttgaaatccCTTCTTTAAAATATTGACTTCAATGAcactttaataattttttgacatTCGTGCATTACTTAAATTAATGTTAGATTATCTCTAAAATTACTCAATCCTATCTGTATTTATCACCAAACTCcacttcatactatatatacaGAACCCATAGACATTGAATTTCacaaaaaatcattcatttgCACTCTTTCTCTCTTTGCTTCTCATCTTTCTccgaagaaaaagaaaaaaaaaatattgatggtcTGGCACAAACTTAAGAAGGCACTCTCACTTAAAGCGTAAGGATAACAATTCCTAGAAGGTGACACACCATTCCAAAGTACCTGCTATTCCTTCGTCGCCGTCCTCCTTGTCTCGTTTACCTAGCCCCACCACAAGTTCATCCAAGGTCCATTttcatttctcttctttttttattttttcttttactattatatattttcaCCAATTTTTTTGTCTAAAATTCTCCATCCATGTTTTCCGTTTTACTTTCCGACAATATTTGAATTGCTTCACCACAAAGAGTGGCAGATGGCTACAAACCAGCAAAAAATTGTGTTATTGGTTCTAACTAAAATTTAATTCTTGTTCTTACTTAAGTACCCTTTATTTGTAGTTTTCATTAAGATGGCAAATGATGCGGGGCGGAAAAGTTACGGAGAAACTCCACCTAAGTTTTGATTAAGTATGGGATACATGGGCAACATACAtgttcaagtatatatatatcgttataacaACTCCACACAATTTAGCATGggacacacgtgcaacgcacatGCCCGGACTAATATGTAAAATAATCTATATAAAAtcttgtaagaaaaaaaattatagtctagattgataaattaaaattatgaatataccattctatcaataataatataacttaaCTTTAGCgagttatttatcttttttacttttcaaataaGTATATAATGAATTAACTACTTACCAACCAACACATATAACTTAGAGAATGTTTGGTTTAAATATCgcaaaatattttcttgctagtttttattaataattgaataccaaggattatatatatatgaacttttaaatttttacaaaagaaagagcCCTTCTTTAAATTATTGACGGCAATGACACTGTAATAAATTTTCGAAATTTGTGCATTACTTAAATTAATGTTaaataatctctaaaattaccTCAATTCTATGTGTATTTATCAACAAACTCTACTTCTCACTATATATACAGAACCGATCGACATTGAATTTCacaaaaaatcattcatttaCACTCTTTCTTTCTCTGCTTCTCATCTTTCtctgaagaaaaagaaaaaaaatgttgatgGTCTGGCACAAACTGAAGAAGGCGCTCTCACTTAAGCGTAAGGATAACAATTCCCAGAATGCGACACACCATTCCAAATCACCTGCTATTCCTTCGTCGCCGTCCTCCTTGTCTTGTTTACCTAGCCCCACCACACATTCATCCAAGGTCTGTTTTCATTTCTCCtctctttttagtttttgttttactattttacGTTTTCTCCTTGTTTTGGTCTAAAATTCTCCATCCCTGTTTCCCGTTTTAATTTCCGACAATATTTAAATTGCTTCACCACTAAGAGTGGTACATGGCAACAAACCTGCAAAAAATTGTGTTGGTTCTAAGTGGAATTTAATTCTTGTTCTTACTTAAGTACcctttatttgttgttttgattAAGATGGCAAATAAGGCGGTGCGGAATAGTTGCGGAGAAAATCTACCTAAGTTTTGATTAAGTATGGGATAAATGGGCAACATACATGTtcaagtgtgtgtgtgtgtatatatatatatatatacatatatatatcattataaCAACTCCACACAATTTAGCATGGGacacacgtgcaacacacgttcCTAGGACTATTATGTAAAATAATCTATGTAAAATCTTGTAAGCAAAATAATTATAGTCTAgattgataaattaaaattatgaatataccattctatcaataataatataacttaaCTTTAGCgagttatttatcttttttcttttcaaattagTAAATAATGAATTAACTACTTACCAACCAACACATATAACTTAGGGATTGCTTTAAATATTGTAATATAATTTCTTGCtagtttttattaataattgaataccaaggattttatatatatgaactcttaaatttttacaaaagaaaaaaattaattaactttttgAAAGCCTTCTTTAAATTATTGACCTCAATGACACtgtaataaatttttgaaactcATGCGTTACTCAAATTAATGTTAAATTATCTCTAAAATTACCTCAATCCTATCTGTATTTATCACCAAACTCCACTTCTCACTATATATTCATAACCGATCGACTTTGAGTTTGacaaaaaatcattcatttgCACTCTTTCTATCTCTCTACTTCTCATCTTTCTccgaagaaaaagaaaaagaaaaagaaaattgatggTCTGGCACAAACTGAAGAAGGCGCTCTCACTTAAGCGTAAGGATAACAATTCCTGGCACAAACTGAAGGAGGCGCTCTCACTTAAGCGTAAGGATAACAATTTCCAAAATGAGACACACCATTCCAAATCACCTGCTATTCCTTCGTCGTCGTCTTCCTTGTTTCGTTTACCCAACCCCACCACACGTTCATCCTAGGTCCGTTTTCATTTCTCGTCtctttttatcttttgttttacGATTTtccattttctcctttttttgtcTTAAATTCTCCATCTCTATTTCCCTTTTTACTTTTCGACAATATTTAAATTGCTTCACCACTAAGAGTGGCAGATGGCAACAATCCAGCAAAAAATTGTGTTGGTTCTAAGTGAAATTTAATTCTTGTTCTTACTTAAGTACCATTTATTTGTAGTTTCGATTAAGATGGCAAATGAGGCGGGGCGGGATAGTTGCAGAGAAAATCCACCTAAAATTATAAAGACTTCAATccacccacccccaccccataTAGCGTGATTTGTTGTAAATCATCCccatataaattacaatttttaaaaaaaatatttatttaaactcATATAAATTGCAATCTGTTCtgcataaatttatgaaaaatataatttgaaccTACCCTGTCTTGTCACATCTCATTCCCTAGTTTTGATCATTATTAATTTTACTATTAGTTTCAATGTATCGATGAGGgtatatattgaattattattttttacatttttctcggTATTGATTACTGAACTAAAGAAATTCAATTCTACAATATAATATTGTCcaccttaattttattttaacgcCATTATAAAAGCAACAGGGGTATCAATTTTTTGTGGCGAGATATATATAAAACGTTGACCGTTGTTGGATTTTACCATACAAAcgttttaaattgatttttgtaatcaattaaaacaccttttattttaatttcaagtatAATTTCAGGGATCTTCCTTTAAATTTGACTCATATCTCTCCataatttacaatataatatttttctcccctattttgagttttttttttgccataaatattttaaaactattttaactaattcaaaataatcataatttgaaTCAATAGTATACATTtttggttaattaattttattagtacatTTTCAGAAATAAAAGAATCATTaactaaaagaagaaaataacctaTACCTAGTTAAGTAGTTGATGTGCGCTCAAGCTAGTTCAAACATCACTTTCacaaaagaagaataaaaaatgagaTTAGGACCTAATGagattattttagttttatatttgtGCCTTTTTGCTATGTAAATTGTACGAATTTTGAGTGAAGATTAGTGTGTTGCTTTTGTATTCAATTATATTGTTGTTGCAAGAAACATGTGTGATTTGCCTTAGGAGTATGAAAGCTGAGAAAGGTAAGGCCATATTTACTGCTGAATGCTGCCATTCTTTTCACTTCAGCTGCATTGGCGAAAATGTTAAGCATGGGAACCTCCTTTGCCCCATCTGTAGATGCAAATGGAAGGAGATCCCTTTCCAATTTGCTACTGATGTTACTATAGTGCGTCAAATTCGGGTGCTTCATCATGTTAACCGCTCTCGTCCTTTACCAACAGTATTTCCACCCCCTCCCCAGCACGTCCAATTTCAGATGCGGGCTCAAGCATTATAGACGTCATTGGCTATAATATAGATTCGGATGTTCAACACTCAGACCACGGTTAGTACAACTTCAGATCGGCCTTGGTAgtgttattggtgagtcctcatcttTCGAGGACGACCTATATATTTCATTCAGTTGTTACTGTTTCAGTTTCCAGACAAATAGAGTTAGCTAGGGGCTTGTGCTAGCAACTCATCTTAGTAGAGGCTTTCAGACAGTCACATTAGCTCCAGCTTATTATTATTCAGATACTTGTTGTTTTGAGTTTAATAAACCTATTTCAGATTTAGCTTTTGCATCGGTGTATTCATATCTTAGTGTCATGCTAGTCAATgagttagcttggggtcacttgtggcGCTAAGCACCATATTACGACTAGAGGGTAGTCTCGGGTAGTGATATAGTGGGAGCATTAATGGATTAAAATTGACTCTCTTGTAGCAACTAATGTGCTTTGTAATAGAGAACTTGCATGGGGCCTTCAGACCGGCTAGCTATAGTTATGAATCGGTTCCCTTGTTCAATCCGCCCTTGAAATAGACCATGATTCTTCTGCTCTGTATGCTATTTCTGATACCACATTTTCATTCATTGAATCGTTTGTTACTGTTCAAGATGCCTTGCATTGGTCTCCTCAGTGTTGTAGCCCAGGAGCTTCAACTTAGCTGCCGTAaagattatttaaatttatttccttttgtttgttttacCATTGAAGCAAGAATCAACAACTAAACCAAGAACAGTCCaatagattgtaattttttttgtttcgaaCGTGAAAGTTTTGTGATCATTGATATATGGATCATTGGTAGTTTGGTACAAAGGGAGACGTGATTTTTGACTCCCCTAATCAACATTCGATTTCACAAAAATCTCATTCGTTTACACTGTTTCTTTCTTTGCTTCTCATCTTTctctaaagaaaaagaaaaaaaatgttattagtGTTACATAAATTGAAGAAGGTGTTACCATTTAAGCCTAAGGTTTACAATTCCCAGAATGGAACATATACCATTCCAACTCACCTGTGATTCCTTCGTCGTCCTCCTCTTTGTCTCGTTTCTCCAGACCTACCACAAGATCATCCAAGGTCCATGTTTCATTTTCtactctctttttattttttgttttgctaTTTTctgttttcttcctttttgtcAGAAATTCCCCAtccttgttttctttcttactttttgGCTGTCTAGATTGTTTCATCACTGGGAGTGCTAGCTGGTGAAAGACCAACAAAAAATTGTGCTCTTTCTAAGAAATTCAATTCTTGTTCTTACTTAAGTACTCTTTATTTGTAGCTTTGATTAAGATGGCAAATGAGGTGGGACGGGACGGGGAAAATTCACATAAAATCATAAGGACTTCAGTACACCCATCTGCCCACATCCCACATAGCATGATTTTCTG
The Solanum stenotomum isolate F172 chromosome 12, ASM1918654v1, whole genome shotgun sequence DNA segment above includes these coding regions:
- the LOC125846302 gene encoding E3 ubiquitin-protein ligase WAV3-like, whose amino-acid sequence is MLMVWHKLKKALSLKRKDNNSQNATHHSKSPAIPSSPSSLSCLPSPTTHSSKETCVICLRSMKAEKGKAIFTAECCHSFHFSCIGENVKHGNLLCPICRCKWKEIPFQFATDVTIVRQIRVLHHVNRSRPLPTVFPPPPQHVQFQMRAQAL